The Vibrio tasmaniensis genomic sequence AGCAAACCCAGTTGAAGAAGCACTGAAAGTAGAAGGTGCTCAAGTTACCTTAACAGTGAAAGAGGCGAGTACAGCATTCACCCCAAGTTTTACTGATTCAGCTCGTGAGTTATTCAACAACTTCCACTGGCAGATGGGCGGCGACCACAGCGTTTACTACAACATGCATATGAGTGAGTTTCTACCAACGGCACTGGCGGCTCCAAACGAAGAGTACAAGCCTTTAGTCAAAAATATCGACCCACGACTCGCAGCACTCAAAGTTGACACTGAAAGCAAAGGGCAGTTGACAATGGATGAGTACTTGGCGGATGAGCAGTTCCGTACTCAGGGCTTTATGTTGATTCACAAAGGGGAGATCGTTTACGAAGCTTACCCAGGTATGAAGCCGACAGACACGCATGTTTGGGCATCTACTGCAAAAACGACGGTTGGTACTGTAATCGCGATGTTAGTGGAAGAAGGCAAAGTCGATCCTGAAAAGGACATTACAGAGTATGTTTCTGAACTGAAAGGAACGAACTGGGATGGGATCACAGTACACCAAGTTCTGAACATGTCGACCGCTCTAGACAACGAAGAGACATTAGAGTCTATCTTGAACCCAGACTCTGACGTGGTGCGTTTCTTCGCAGCATCGTTTAACTCACCAAGAGCTAAGACGGGTGAGATGGAAACTTGGATGAACGTGGCTAAGGGCGCACAAAAGCTTGACGGTGAAAAAGCAGGTGACCATTTCCGTTACGCATCTATCAATACCATGGTACTGACTAAGTTAATTGAAAACATTGAAAACAAAACATGGACTCAAGTATTCGAAGATCGTGTTTGGTCAAAAGTACACGCACGTCAATCAATGCAATTCAACTTAACGCCTGATGGCATGGCGATCGCCGTGGGTTTGGTGTCGACAACGGTAGAAGACATGGCTCGTTGGGGCACACTATTCACACCTAGCTGGGAAGCGGTGGCTGATGAGCCAGTGGTTTCACAAGCTGTGATTGATCGTATTCGTAACGGAGGTGACCCAAAAGCATTCGTAGGTACCAGCAAAGAGAGCAGCTCACTGCACGCTTACAACGAAAAAGCGGACTACAACGCATACCAGTTTGATTTCATTTTCAATGATGGTGCGATGTCGAAAAGCGGCAACCTAGGACAATTTATTTACATCGATCCTGCGCGTGACTTTGTGGGTGTGATGTTCTCAACCAACCCATACCACTCAGGTTTTGGTGAGAATAAAGGTCCAGCACTAATGCGTTCAGCTGCAAAACTACTTGCTGACAAATAATCAATTTATTACCCAACAGGATGTTCCAGGCTTCAAGGAGGAAGCAAATGCCTTTCGAGAGATATAATGAAAAATTTTGCTCTATTAATCCCGTTGAGTTTAGGCCTAGCCCTTCCTGCACATGCAAATTCAGATTCAGATCCAGAACGAGTTATCGACCCTGCTGATGTCACTAAAGTTTATACTCAAGCTGCATTGATGTTGAATGGTAGTTCAGATATCCAATTTCAGGGACAAGTTTCTGGTGGGATGGATAATGGTCAGCAGTTTGCACTACTTGCTGAAGCGACCTTTGTCGACGAAAGTAACACAGCGCTTCGCGATCCAGACAAGTTTGGTACTGAGTATAGTAACTCTAGAATCCAGTATTTCCACGTCTTTGAAACGGGCGCTGAAGCGACACCTAAAGTGGGTCTTTCATTGGACTATATTAATACGCGTACTAGCATTAAAAACGATTTGTTGTCGGTTGGTGGGGTTGTTGCGATTAATCCTGCTTACACCGGTGGTTTCCTAGTCTTTCCAA encodes the following:
- a CDS encoding serine hydrolase domain-containing protein; this encodes MKLKHIAVLVSLATASSFALAANPVEEALKVEGAQVTLTVKEASTAFTPSFTDSARELFNNFHWQMGGDHSVYYNMHMSEFLPTALAAPNEEYKPLVKNIDPRLAALKVDTESKGQLTMDEYLADEQFRTQGFMLIHKGEIVYEAYPGMKPTDTHVWASTAKTTVGTVIAMLVEEGKVDPEKDITEYVSELKGTNWDGITVHQVLNMSTALDNEETLESILNPDSDVVRFFAASFNSPRAKTGEMETWMNVAKGAQKLDGEKAGDHFRYASINTMVLTKLIENIENKTWTQVFEDRVWSKVHARQSMQFNLTPDGMAIAVGLVSTTVEDMARWGTLFTPSWEAVADEPVVSQAVIDRIRNGGDPKAFVGTSKESSSLHAYNEKADYNAYQFDFIFNDGAMSKSGNLGQFIYIDPARDFVGVMFSTNPYHSGFGENKGPALMRSAAKLLADK